From a single Stomoxys calcitrans chromosome 4, idStoCalc2.1, whole genome shotgun sequence genomic region:
- the LOC106093176 gene encoding zinc finger FYVE domain-containing protein 1 isoform X1, translating into MFKIDKKIPGSAIMEPCDSLTFNKEEARPDVVCDADFRSIPFTSTDYEVLDSSTDRSFLLMDGNEHLHIETAEKFCNKLKCSDTAKIKVVSIFGNTGDGKSHTMNHTFFRGEEVFKTSAEQNSCTLGVYAAMQKDMGVLCLDTEGLLSTSKKSNRRMRMLLKILAISDIVIYRTRSERLHSDMYDFLGTASKAFCLHFSQALQSIQGSANLGPAVIIFHETRHTKPLENSVEESAGDKLRDYFSRLNYDIDAFSSLRYVGIQTSSNSTTDYKKLIAALRVDLENTTVRSPRQPSVIYKAMRSLNKKFSCEIVEKSINPFPEQYFTCPILCVSCNRRCQHSMGHESQNHSNANPCLLQYQFDNKVELCKSCYKNGREVAVTRTDGWTHSVINCPHCGEIAKAFKYWGTAQDCDAIQTQAVHVWKDGNILTKGPTHSGQMVLDRVGYVCEAFSNFSSQPTGVLKEWCADKVAPKYWKPNHEIINCFSCKKNFEKTGLRKHHCRGCGEGFCDLCTKHRMSVPSRKWFEHVRVCSDCHQKLLKQPDAIPAQEEQIIDQTTNYYSNHHTHTGPNNAGPEETDVTVRKCGETIYNTISNVASVALECTKDIIKDTARPDYWVPDSKALHCNLCEMQFGTAEELVSAGTLNEIPFKGGDNKRHHCRRCGQGVCSECSKSRRPVPERGWLEDVRVCDACVNDDIAIRTNGADHDTKFKPTTSVDDPKAKVE; encoded by the exons TGGAGCCGTGTGATTCCTTGACCTTCAACAAG GAGGAGGCCCGTCCCGATGTTGTCTGCGATGCTGACTTTAGATCCATACCATTCACCTCCACTGACTATGAGGTTTTGGATAGTTCAACAGATCGCTCCTTTCTGCTTATGGACGGCAATGAACATTTGCACATAGAAACAGCGGAGAAGTTCTGCAATAAACTGAAATGTTCAGATACTGCCAAAATTAAAGTTGTTTCCATTTTCGGTAACACCGGCGATGGCAAATCACACACCATGAACCATACCTTCTTTAGGGGAGAAGAAGTGTTTAAAACATCAGCAGAACAAAACTCATGCACCTTAGGCGTATACGCGGCCATGCAAAAGGACATGGGCGTTTTGTGTCTAGACACCGAAGGCCTATTGTCGACCTCGAAAAAGAGTAATCGACGCATGCGTATGTTACTTAAG ATTCTAGCCATTTCGGATATTGTGATATATCGCACACGTTCGGAAAGATTGCACAGTGATATGTATGATTTCTTGGGCACGGCTTCGAAAGCCTTTTGCCTGCACTTCTCCCAGGCTTTGCAGTCAATTCAGGGTTCTGCCAATTTGGGCCCAGCTGTGATAATATTCCATGAGACCAGGCATACAAAGCCTTTGGAGAATT CTGTCGAAGAAAGTGCCGGAGACAAGCTTAGAGATTATTTTTCGCGCCTAAATTATGACATTGATGCTTTTAGTTCACTGCGCTATGTGGGCATACAGACCTCGTCGAACAGTACAACTGACTATAAAAAACTTATTGCAGCTTTACGGGTGGATTTAGAAAATACCACAGTACGTTCACCCAGACAGCCAAGTGTTATCTACAAGGCCATGCGATCATTGAATAAGAAATTCTCCTGCGAAATCGTTGAAAAATCCATAAATCCTTTCCCCGAGCAGTATTTTACTTGTCCCATTCTATGTGTCTCATGCAATCGCCGTTGTCAACATTCCATGGGTCACGAAAGTCAGAACCATTCAAATGCGAACCCCTGCTTATTGCAATACCAGTTCGATAATAAAGTGGAGCTTTGCAAGTCTTGCTATAAGAACGGTCGTGAAGTGGCCGTAACCCGCACTGACGGATGGACTCATAGCGTGATCAATTGTCCACATTGCGGCGAAATCGCAAAGGCTTTTAAGTATTGGGGCACTGCCCAAGATTGTGATGCTATACAAACACAGGCCGTGCATGTTTGGAAGGATGGCAACATTTTAACGAAAGGGCCCACCCACTCGGGACAAATGGTCTTGGATAGAGTGGGTTATGTGTGTGAAGCCTTTTCAAATTTCTCATCACAGCCGACTGGTGTATTAAAGGAGTGGTGTGCTGATAAAGTCGCTCCAAAGTACTGGAAACCCAACCACGAGATAATT AACTGTTTTTCCTGCAAGAAGAACTTTGAAAAGACTGGCTTACGCAAGCATCACTGCCGTGGCTGTGGCGAAGGTTTTTGTGATCTTTGTACAAAACATAGAATGTCAGTACCCAGTCGCAAATGGTTTGAGCATGTACGTGTTTGCAGTGATTGCCATCAAAAACTTTTAAAGCAGCCGGACGCAATACCAG CTCAAGAAGAACAAATTATTGATCAAACTACTAACTACTACTCTAATCATCATACACACACAGGACCTAATAACGCTGGGCCCGAAGAGACCGATGTTACAGTGCGCAAATGTGGCgagaccatttacaatacaattaGCAATGTGGCTTCGGTGGCTCTGGAGTGTACCAAAG ACATTATCAAAGATACCGCAAGGCCCGACTATTGGGTACCAGATTCCAAAGCCTTACACTGCAATTTGTGCGAAATGCAGTTTGGTACAGCAGAAGAGTTAGTTTCTGCTGGCACACTTAACGAAATACCATTTAAAGGTGGCGATAACAAACGCCATCACTGTCGTCGATGCGGCCAGGGCGTTTGCTCGGAGTGTTCAAAAAGTCGAAGACCAGTACCGGAACGCGGCTGGCTAGAGGATGTCCGCGTTTGTGATGCCTGTGTTAACGATGATATTGCTATAAGAACAAATGGCGCCGACCATGATACGAAATTCAAGCCCACTACTAGTGTCGATGATCCCAAAGCCAAAGTTGAataa
- the LOC106093176 gene encoding zinc finger FYVE domain-containing protein 1 isoform X3 translates to MFKIDKKIPGSAIMEPCDSLTFNKEEARPDVVCDADFRSIPFTSTDYEVLDSSTDRSFLLMDGNEHLHIETAEKFCNKLKCSDTAKIKVVSIFGNTGDGKSHTMNHTFFRGEEVFKTSAEQNSCTLGVYAAMQKDMGVLCLDTEGLLSTSKKSNRRMRMLLKILAISDIVIYRTRSERLHSDMYDFLGTASKAFCLHFSQALQSIQGSANLGPAVIIFHETRHTKPLENSVEESAGDKLRDYFSRLNYDIDAFSSLRYVGIQTSSNSTTDYKKLIAALRVDLENTTVRSPRQPSVIYKAMRSLNKKFSCEIVEKSINPFPEQYFTCPILCVSCNRRCQHSMGHESQNHSNANPCLLQYQFDNKVELCKSCYKNGREVAVTRTDGWTHSVINCPHCGEIAKAFKYWGTAQDCDAIQTQAVHVWKDGNILTKGPTHSGQMVLDRVGYVCEAFSNFSSQPTGVLKEWCADKVAPKYWKPNHEIINCFSCKKNFEKTGLRKHHCRGCGEGFCDLCTKHRMSVPSRKWFEHVRVCSDCHQKLLKQPDAIPGPNNAGPEETDVTVRKCGETIYNTISNVASVALECTKDIIKDTARPDYWVPDSKALHCNLCEMQFGTAEELVSAGTLNEIPFKGGDNKRHHCRRCGQGVCSECSKSRRPVPERGWLEDVRVCDACVNDDIAIRTNGADHDTKFKPTTSVDDPKAKVE, encoded by the exons TGGAGCCGTGTGATTCCTTGACCTTCAACAAG GAGGAGGCCCGTCCCGATGTTGTCTGCGATGCTGACTTTAGATCCATACCATTCACCTCCACTGACTATGAGGTTTTGGATAGTTCAACAGATCGCTCCTTTCTGCTTATGGACGGCAATGAACATTTGCACATAGAAACAGCGGAGAAGTTCTGCAATAAACTGAAATGTTCAGATACTGCCAAAATTAAAGTTGTTTCCATTTTCGGTAACACCGGCGATGGCAAATCACACACCATGAACCATACCTTCTTTAGGGGAGAAGAAGTGTTTAAAACATCAGCAGAACAAAACTCATGCACCTTAGGCGTATACGCGGCCATGCAAAAGGACATGGGCGTTTTGTGTCTAGACACCGAAGGCCTATTGTCGACCTCGAAAAAGAGTAATCGACGCATGCGTATGTTACTTAAG ATTCTAGCCATTTCGGATATTGTGATATATCGCACACGTTCGGAAAGATTGCACAGTGATATGTATGATTTCTTGGGCACGGCTTCGAAAGCCTTTTGCCTGCACTTCTCCCAGGCTTTGCAGTCAATTCAGGGTTCTGCCAATTTGGGCCCAGCTGTGATAATATTCCATGAGACCAGGCATACAAAGCCTTTGGAGAATT CTGTCGAAGAAAGTGCCGGAGACAAGCTTAGAGATTATTTTTCGCGCCTAAATTATGACATTGATGCTTTTAGTTCACTGCGCTATGTGGGCATACAGACCTCGTCGAACAGTACAACTGACTATAAAAAACTTATTGCAGCTTTACGGGTGGATTTAGAAAATACCACAGTACGTTCACCCAGACAGCCAAGTGTTATCTACAAGGCCATGCGATCATTGAATAAGAAATTCTCCTGCGAAATCGTTGAAAAATCCATAAATCCTTTCCCCGAGCAGTATTTTACTTGTCCCATTCTATGTGTCTCATGCAATCGCCGTTGTCAACATTCCATGGGTCACGAAAGTCAGAACCATTCAAATGCGAACCCCTGCTTATTGCAATACCAGTTCGATAATAAAGTGGAGCTTTGCAAGTCTTGCTATAAGAACGGTCGTGAAGTGGCCGTAACCCGCACTGACGGATGGACTCATAGCGTGATCAATTGTCCACATTGCGGCGAAATCGCAAAGGCTTTTAAGTATTGGGGCACTGCCCAAGATTGTGATGCTATACAAACACAGGCCGTGCATGTTTGGAAGGATGGCAACATTTTAACGAAAGGGCCCACCCACTCGGGACAAATGGTCTTGGATAGAGTGGGTTATGTGTGTGAAGCCTTTTCAAATTTCTCATCACAGCCGACTGGTGTATTAAAGGAGTGGTGTGCTGATAAAGTCGCTCCAAAGTACTGGAAACCCAACCACGAGATAATT AACTGTTTTTCCTGCAAGAAGAACTTTGAAAAGACTGGCTTACGCAAGCATCACTGCCGTGGCTGTGGCGAAGGTTTTTGTGATCTTTGTACAAAACATAGAATGTCAGTACCCAGTCGCAAATGGTTTGAGCATGTACGTGTTTGCAGTGATTGCCATCAAAAACTTTTAAAGCAGCCGGACGCAATACCAG GACCTAATAACGCTGGGCCCGAAGAGACCGATGTTACAGTGCGCAAATGTGGCgagaccatttacaatacaattaGCAATGTGGCTTCGGTGGCTCTGGAGTGTACCAAAG ACATTATCAAAGATACCGCAAGGCCCGACTATTGGGTACCAGATTCCAAAGCCTTACACTGCAATTTGTGCGAAATGCAGTTTGGTACAGCAGAAGAGTTAGTTTCTGCTGGCACACTTAACGAAATACCATTTAAAGGTGGCGATAACAAACGCCATCACTGTCGTCGATGCGGCCAGGGCGTTTGCTCGGAGTGTTCAAAAAGTCGAAGACCAGTACCGGAACGCGGCTGGCTAGAGGATGTCCGCGTTTGTGATGCCTGTGTTAACGATGATATTGCTATAAGAACAAATGGCGCCGACCATGATACGAAATTCAAGCCCACTACTAGTGTCGATGATCCCAAAGCCAAAGTTGAataa
- the LOC106093176 gene encoding zinc finger FYVE domain-containing protein 1 isoform X2: MAFMQPISEEEARPDVVCDADFRSIPFTSTDYEVLDSSTDRSFLLMDGNEHLHIETAEKFCNKLKCSDTAKIKVVSIFGNTGDGKSHTMNHTFFRGEEVFKTSAEQNSCTLGVYAAMQKDMGVLCLDTEGLLSTSKKSNRRMRMLLKILAISDIVIYRTRSERLHSDMYDFLGTASKAFCLHFSQALQSIQGSANLGPAVIIFHETRHTKPLENSVEESAGDKLRDYFSRLNYDIDAFSSLRYVGIQTSSNSTTDYKKLIAALRVDLENTTVRSPRQPSVIYKAMRSLNKKFSCEIVEKSINPFPEQYFTCPILCVSCNRRCQHSMGHESQNHSNANPCLLQYQFDNKVELCKSCYKNGREVAVTRTDGWTHSVINCPHCGEIAKAFKYWGTAQDCDAIQTQAVHVWKDGNILTKGPTHSGQMVLDRVGYVCEAFSNFSSQPTGVLKEWCADKVAPKYWKPNHEIINCFSCKKNFEKTGLRKHHCRGCGEGFCDLCTKHRMSVPSRKWFEHVRVCSDCHQKLLKQPDAIPAQEEQIIDQTTNYYSNHHTHTGPNNAGPEETDVTVRKCGETIYNTISNVASVALECTKDIIKDTARPDYWVPDSKALHCNLCEMQFGTAEELVSAGTLNEIPFKGGDNKRHHCRRCGQGVCSECSKSRRPVPERGWLEDVRVCDACVNDDIAIRTNGADHDTKFKPTTSVDDPKAKVE; this comes from the exons ATGGCGTTTATGCAGCCCATCTCGGAG GAGGAGGCCCGTCCCGATGTTGTCTGCGATGCTGACTTTAGATCCATACCATTCACCTCCACTGACTATGAGGTTTTGGATAGTTCAACAGATCGCTCCTTTCTGCTTATGGACGGCAATGAACATTTGCACATAGAAACAGCGGAGAAGTTCTGCAATAAACTGAAATGTTCAGATACTGCCAAAATTAAAGTTGTTTCCATTTTCGGTAACACCGGCGATGGCAAATCACACACCATGAACCATACCTTCTTTAGGGGAGAAGAAGTGTTTAAAACATCAGCAGAACAAAACTCATGCACCTTAGGCGTATACGCGGCCATGCAAAAGGACATGGGCGTTTTGTGTCTAGACACCGAAGGCCTATTGTCGACCTCGAAAAAGAGTAATCGACGCATGCGTATGTTACTTAAG ATTCTAGCCATTTCGGATATTGTGATATATCGCACACGTTCGGAAAGATTGCACAGTGATATGTATGATTTCTTGGGCACGGCTTCGAAAGCCTTTTGCCTGCACTTCTCCCAGGCTTTGCAGTCAATTCAGGGTTCTGCCAATTTGGGCCCAGCTGTGATAATATTCCATGAGACCAGGCATACAAAGCCTTTGGAGAATT CTGTCGAAGAAAGTGCCGGAGACAAGCTTAGAGATTATTTTTCGCGCCTAAATTATGACATTGATGCTTTTAGTTCACTGCGCTATGTGGGCATACAGACCTCGTCGAACAGTACAACTGACTATAAAAAACTTATTGCAGCTTTACGGGTGGATTTAGAAAATACCACAGTACGTTCACCCAGACAGCCAAGTGTTATCTACAAGGCCATGCGATCATTGAATAAGAAATTCTCCTGCGAAATCGTTGAAAAATCCATAAATCCTTTCCCCGAGCAGTATTTTACTTGTCCCATTCTATGTGTCTCATGCAATCGCCGTTGTCAACATTCCATGGGTCACGAAAGTCAGAACCATTCAAATGCGAACCCCTGCTTATTGCAATACCAGTTCGATAATAAAGTGGAGCTTTGCAAGTCTTGCTATAAGAACGGTCGTGAAGTGGCCGTAACCCGCACTGACGGATGGACTCATAGCGTGATCAATTGTCCACATTGCGGCGAAATCGCAAAGGCTTTTAAGTATTGGGGCACTGCCCAAGATTGTGATGCTATACAAACACAGGCCGTGCATGTTTGGAAGGATGGCAACATTTTAACGAAAGGGCCCACCCACTCGGGACAAATGGTCTTGGATAGAGTGGGTTATGTGTGTGAAGCCTTTTCAAATTTCTCATCACAGCCGACTGGTGTATTAAAGGAGTGGTGTGCTGATAAAGTCGCTCCAAAGTACTGGAAACCCAACCACGAGATAATT AACTGTTTTTCCTGCAAGAAGAACTTTGAAAAGACTGGCTTACGCAAGCATCACTGCCGTGGCTGTGGCGAAGGTTTTTGTGATCTTTGTACAAAACATAGAATGTCAGTACCCAGTCGCAAATGGTTTGAGCATGTACGTGTTTGCAGTGATTGCCATCAAAAACTTTTAAAGCAGCCGGACGCAATACCAG CTCAAGAAGAACAAATTATTGATCAAACTACTAACTACTACTCTAATCATCATACACACACAGGACCTAATAACGCTGGGCCCGAAGAGACCGATGTTACAGTGCGCAAATGTGGCgagaccatttacaatacaattaGCAATGTGGCTTCGGTGGCTCTGGAGTGTACCAAAG ACATTATCAAAGATACCGCAAGGCCCGACTATTGGGTACCAGATTCCAAAGCCTTACACTGCAATTTGTGCGAAATGCAGTTTGGTACAGCAGAAGAGTTAGTTTCTGCTGGCACACTTAACGAAATACCATTTAAAGGTGGCGATAACAAACGCCATCACTGTCGTCGATGCGGCCAGGGCGTTTGCTCGGAGTGTTCAAAAAGTCGAAGACCAGTACCGGAACGCGGCTGGCTAGAGGATGTCCGCGTTTGTGATGCCTGTGTTAACGATGATATTGCTATAAGAACAAATGGCGCCGACCATGATACGAAATTCAAGCCCACTACTAGTGTCGATGATCCCAAAGCCAAAGTTGAataa